The Antarcticibacterium sp. 1MA-6-2 genome has a window encoding:
- a CDS encoding SPOR domain-containing protein: MTVASHISDLLYRYECVILPGFGAFLTHRQSANYDEKTQAFYPPKKLISFNGQLKKNDGLLANYIADAEQLSYPAAVYSIQEYVEKLQIQLQKESHVELENLGIFSLNSEDVLQFEPVKETNFLTEAFGLSHVPATAVKREVYKKQAEQLEEKAPIHFTPERRESRPYLKYAAIAVLALGLSGLTGLNIYSNQVTEHNVAEQQAAESQLQQKIQQATFIIDNPLPEITLKVTKQSGDFHVVAGAYRVEENAHLKVTELRAEGHKARYIGENRYGLHQVVYSSHETRREAINMLYQVKKSNDGAWLLVQEL, from the coding sequence ATGACCGTAGCTTCTCACATCTCCGATTTATTGTACCGTTACGAATGCGTTATTCTTCCCGGTTTTGGTGCATTTTTGACCCATAGACAATCTGCAAATTACGATGAAAAAACACAGGCGTTTTATCCTCCTAAAAAGCTTATTTCGTTTAATGGACAGCTAAAAAAGAATGATGGCCTTCTGGCGAATTATATAGCAGATGCCGAACAATTAAGTTATCCTGCCGCAGTTTACAGCATTCAGGAATATGTGGAAAAGCTACAAATTCAACTTCAGAAGGAAAGTCATGTTGAATTGGAGAATCTTGGAATCTTTTCTCTTAATTCTGAAGACGTTCTACAATTTGAACCTGTGAAGGAAACCAACTTTTTAACTGAAGCATTTGGACTTAGTCATGTCCCTGCTACTGCAGTTAAACGAGAAGTATACAAAAAGCAGGCAGAGCAACTGGAGGAAAAAGCTCCTATCCATTTCACTCCCGAAAGAAGAGAAAGCAGGCCTTATTTAAAATATGCTGCTATCGCGGTTCTGGCTTTAGGCCTATCGGGTCTTACAGGCTTAAATATTTATAGTAACCAGGTAACTGAACATAATGTTGCTGAACAACAGGCTGCGGAATCTCAACTACAGCAAAAAATTCAACAAGCAACTTTTATTATTGATAATCCGCTGCCCGAAATTACTCTTAAAGTAACAAAGCAAAGTGGTGACTTTCACGTAGTTGCAGGGGCTTATAGAGTAGAAGAAAATGCTCACTTAAAGGTGACGGAACTTAGGGCCGAAGGGCACAAAGCTCGTTATATAGGAGAAAATCGCTATGGTTTACACCAGGTAGTCTACAGCAGTCATGAAACAAGGAGAGAGGCAATAAATATGTTATACCAGGTAAAGAAGTCTAACGACGGAGCCTGGCTATTGGTACAGGAACTTTAA
- a CDS encoding lipocalin family protein encodes MKNFRFIFVFLAFAGIASCSNDDDGNSNVPPDNDKILGTWKIQNQFFDGEEEPLTDCEKQTTVEFMANGTVKSTDYFADFDTEECVSEVSTQKWENRGNNVYRITEGEQVDDVTITFSNNNNTFTITAEDEDGTYSTSFIRVN; translated from the coding sequence ATGAAAAATTTCAGATTTATTTTTGTATTCCTGGCCTTTGCAGGAATTGCTTCCTGCAGTAATGACGATGACGGTAATTCTAATGTGCCGCCGGATAATGACAAAATTTTGGGAACGTGGAAGATCCAGAATCAATTTTTCGACGGAGAGGAAGAACCATTAACTGATTGTGAAAAGCAAACAACAGTAGAATTTATGGCAAATGGTACTGTTAAGAGTACCGATTATTTTGCAGATTTTGACACAGAAGAATGTGTTTCTGAAGTTAGTACCCAAAAATGGGAAAATAGAGGGAATAACGTTTACCGAATCACCGAAGGAGAACAGGTTGATGACGTTACTATTACTTTTTCTAACAACAATAATACCTTTACAATCACTGCAGAGGATGAGGATGGAACTTATTCCACATCCTTTATTCGGGTTAATTGA
- a CDS encoding 1-acyl-sn-glycerol-3-phosphate acyltransferase, which yields MGVLRSFITIIWRIWFYILLGLPIVVMFPFLIIFTSSERFYPQYFVCARIWAKCILYGMGFIPKKCSSAKLEKGKSYMFVANHTSITDIMLMLAVIDHPFVFLGKVELARIPLFGYFYRRTCILVDRGSQKSRLEAFAEAQRRLRQGNSICIFPEGGVPEDKFIVMAPFKDGAVRLAIDHQIPIVPITFHDNKRRFSYTFLSGSPGIMRAKIHPVVPTKNKTQADKREIKDEVFEVILKELKNPTI from the coding sequence ATGGGAGTATTGAGATCTTTTATAACTATAATCTGGAGAATCTGGTTTTATATTCTTTTAGGTCTTCCAATTGTAGTTATGTTTCCCTTTCTTATCATTTTTACTTCTTCTGAAAGATTTTATCCGCAATATTTCGTTTGTGCCAGGATTTGGGCAAAATGTATATTATACGGCATGGGTTTTATTCCAAAGAAATGTTCATCAGCAAAGCTTGAAAAAGGAAAGAGTTATATGTTTGTCGCCAATCACACTTCCATTACAGACATTATGTTGATGTTGGCAGTTATTGATCATCCTTTTGTTTTTTTAGGAAAAGTGGAACTTGCCCGTATTCCCTTATTCGGCTATTTCTACCGTAGAACTTGCATACTGGTAGACAGGGGCTCTCAAAAAAGCCGCCTGGAAGCTTTTGCTGAAGCCCAAAGACGACTAAGGCAGGGAAACAGTATCTGTATTTTTCCTGAAGGAGGAGTGCCCGAAGATAAATTTATAGTAATGGCACCTTTTAAAGATGGGGCTGTAAGACTGGCAATTGATCATCAAATTCCCATTGTACCTATTACCTTCCACGACAATAAAAGGAGATTTTCATATACTTTTTTATCTGGTAGTCCGGGAATTATGAGGGCGAAAATTCATCCTGTTGTTCCAACTAAAAATAAAACGCAAGCCGATAAACGTGAAATTAAAGATGAAGTTTTTGAGGTAATTCTTAAGGAGCTAAAAAATCCGACTATTTAA
- a CDS encoding RNA polymerase sigma factor codes for MSLDQLIHNCKKQDIKAQEQLYRLYANKLFAVCLKYSGSYQQAEDNLQDGFMTIFDKIKQYQDKGSFEGWMKRIMINTTLQKYRKQTVFEIYNEDILKEPALEIDEEILTVDYLLEIIQELPNRYRQVFNLYALDGFSHKEISEMLQISTGTSKSNLARARMILKEKIEINQETKAVSSS; via the coding sequence TTGAGTTTAGATCAACTCATACACAATTGTAAAAAACAGGATATAAAAGCACAGGAACAGCTTTACAGGCTTTATGCCAATAAGCTTTTCGCAGTGTGCTTAAAATATTCCGGAAGCTATCAACAGGCTGAGGATAACCTGCAGGATGGCTTTATGACGATATTTGATAAAATAAAGCAGTACCAGGACAAAGGTTCTTTTGAAGGATGGATGAAGCGGATAATGATTAATACTACGCTACAGAAGTACAGAAAACAAACCGTCTTTGAAATTTATAATGAAGATATTTTAAAAGAGCCTGCTTTAGAAATTGATGAGGAAATACTAACAGTAGATTATCTGTTAGAAATTATTCAGGAGTTACCTAACCGCTACAGGCAGGTTTTTAATTTATACGCACTTGACGGATTTTCCCACAAGGAAATTTCAGAAATGCTGCAAATAAGTACAGGAACATCTAAATCTAACCTTGCAAGGGCGCGGATGATCTTAAAAGAAAAAATAGAAATCAACCAGGAAACAAAGGCGGTAAGTTCGTCGTAA